A window from Seriola aureovittata isolate HTS-2021-v1 ecotype China chromosome 14, ASM2101889v1, whole genome shotgun sequence encodes these proteins:
- the nsmce4a gene encoding non-structural maintenance of chromosomes element 4 homolog A: MKRARGGGDEEAPRQNGSAGRRKGDQQQSDGDDGDSTFGPADLQDDDNDPGLRREIRSKYRDLINSVQQNREDMLSPSNNKLTEVLEQANKLFKDVRQAREAALDAQLLVVATDLGKEKASQLFAEGTAFDPTAFAEHLLSFMGLNRLEDGEDEQNGVDGYLPQDAWHRVARRAECCFRTAPSFHYMMGSFHAEPPPPKQRIERQRKAPSKEAKRIMPTQLKKMEESHQEATEKEVERILGYLKSYYQDDPTSPISYYEFVIDPTSFSRTVENIFHTSFLIRDGLARMYLDNAKLPCIAPVEEGEVEAGGSCTRKQCIISISPKTWKELIDAFDIRDTMIHPPNTE; the protein is encoded by the exons atgaaaagagcCAGAGGCGGCGGTGACGAGGAGGCTCCCCGGCAGAATGGCTCTGCTGGCCGCAGGAAAGGAGACCAACAGCAGAGTGATGGGGACGACGGTGACTCTACCTTCGGGCCAGCTGACCTGCAAGACGATGACAATGACCCGGGCCTCAGGAGAGAAATACGGAGCAAGTACAGAGACCTGATCAACTCCGTGCAAC agaaTAGAGAAGATATGCTGAGTCCCTCCAACAACAAACTCACAGAAGTTTTAGAACAGGCAAACAAGCTTTTTAAAGATG TCCGGCAGGCGAGGGAAGCAGCTCTGGACGCTCAGCTTCTGGTTGTGGCCACAGACCTGGGAAAGGAGAAAGCGAGCCAACTGTTTGCAGAGGGCACCGCTTTCGATCCCACCGCTTTCGCTGAACATCTT TTGTCCTTCATGGGTCTCAACCGACTAGAAGACGGGGAGGACGAGCAGAACGGCGTTGACGGCTACCTGCCCCAGGATGCCTGGCACAGAGTGGCCAGGAGGGCAGAGTGCTGCTTCAGGACGGCACCCTCCTTCCATTACAT GATGGGCTCGTTCCATGCAGAGCCGCCTCCTCCAAAGCAAAGGATTGAACGACAAAGGAAAGCACCCAGCAAGGAAGCCAAGAGGATAATGCCCACTCAG CTGAAGAAAATGGAAGAGTCCCATCAAGAAGCAACGGAGAAAGAGGTGGAAAGGATCCTAGGATACCTGAAGAGTTATTACCAAGATGATC CAACATCACCGATATCGTATTACGAGTTTGTCATCGACCCCACCTCGTTTTCCCGGACAGTAGAGAACATTTTCCACACGTCTTTTCTAATCAGG gATGGTTTGGCACGGATGTACTTGGATAATGCGAAACTGCCTTGTATAG caCCTgtagaggagggggaggtggaggcTGGAGGATCATGCACCCGGAAACAGTGCATCATCTCTATCAGCCCAAAGACATGGAAG GAGCTCATAGACGCCTTCGACATCAGAGACACAATGATTCACCCTCCAAACACAGAATGA
- the LOC130181828 gene encoding coiled-coil domain-containing protein 177, which produces MAEPRTTPPVVRLDLNNFDLAQAERSRYVLTSPRSLESCARLGIKPVQLLIKSLNELIAEQKDSPFEAVRVMHESYERERMKLLQMCREERERIIQVTGDRWPGRNKVSGLEVKLKDHSVQRQSIPYADLCLQGKPVSMSSCSAASHRDPDRSTVCSFSLGELTHSSATERKLDKLTKDIKKEMCVTVSERDRKIAALMLVKHQEEQTRLKLCQQEEEQREEARKQEEDQRAQAEKRRRKRLKQSMKHWHEELEARRRLREHQEEEKVGQLKQEVLLQEDRWRRLKEEVEAQRREKMEAAQKEAEGRKRYQEKLLRERQEVQRREQEKEREVAVDKEQKARRSKVLLEKKERKRLQEENHRELLRHILLKQQVEQQVEDEEAQMKSTLEKKLQHSCEKRAQAVEDWMRELHERGAREGEQIQRAQLKAELQSVQQLTHKQMLVQLSQRRMERAALNASAQLRNRVQRTHQRNTHRQICHQRLRERMQREEEELRKVRESCIFLKEWRRERLRRQRERIQEEAQTLARASFHMRERVRQQIHRRTFDQMALEAQLAASMIRMKL; this is translated from the coding sequence ATGGCGGAGCCGAGGACCACCCCCCCTGTGGTCCGTTTGGACCTGAACAACTTTGACCTGGCCCAAGCAGAGAGGAGTCGGTATGTGTTAACCAGTCCGCGCTCCCTGGAGTCCTGTGCGCGGCTCGGTATCAAACCTGTTCAACTTCTGATTAAATCACTAAACGAGTTGATTGCTGAGCAGAAGGACTCGCCCTTTGAGGCGGTGAGAGTTATGCATGAATCCTACGAAAGGGAGAGAATGAAGCTTCTACAAATGTGCCgagaggaaagggagaggaTTATCCAGGTGACAGGGGACAGGTGGCCAGGCAGAAACAAAGTCTCAGGCCTGGAAGTCAAACTGAAGGATCACTCCGTGCAGAGACAGTCCATCCCATATGCAGATCTGTGCCTTCAAGGGAAACCTGTTAGCATGTCCTCCTGTTCTGCTGCTAGTCACAGAGACCCAGACAGGAGCACGGTCTGCAGCTTCAGTCTGGGAGAGCTCACACACTCCTCAGCTACTGAGAGGAAACTGGACAAGCTCACCAAGGACATCAAGAAGGAGatgtgtgtcacagtgtcagAGAGAGACCGCAAGATAGCAGCTCTCATGCTCGTGAAGCACCAGGAGGAGCAGACTCGCCTCAAGCTCTgtcagcaggaggaagagcaacGAGAGGAGGCCCGAAAACAGGAAGAGGACCAGCGGGCTcaggcagagaaaaggaggaggaaacgaCTGAAACAGAGTATGAAGCACTGGCATGAAGAGCTGGAGGCCCGCAGGAGGCTGAGGGAGCAtcaagaggaagagaaagtggGGCAACTCAAGCAGGAGGTGCTGCTGCAAGAAGACCGCTGGAGGAGGCtgaaagaggaggtggaggcacAGCGCAGAGAAAAGATGGAAGCTGCacagaaagaggcagagggGCGCAAACGCTaccaggagaagctgctgagagagaggcaggaggtGCAGAGAAGGGagcaagagaaggagagagaggtagCAGTGGATAAGGAGCAGAAGGCCAGGAGGAGCAAAGTGCTGctggagaagaaggagaggaagaggctgcaggaggaaaacCACAGGGAGCTTCTACGACACATCCTGCTGAAAcagcaggtggagcagcaggtggaggacgAGGAGGCACAGATGAAGAGCACCCTTGAGAAGAAGCTGCAGCACTCCTGTGAGAAGCGTGCCCAGGCTGTAGAGGATTGGATGAGGGAGCTGCATGAGCGGGGGGCCCGGGAGGGGGAGCAGATTCAGAGAGCGCAGCTGAAGGCCGAGCTGCAGAGCGtccagcagctcacacacaaacagatgctgGTCCAGCTGAGCCAGCGTCGCATGGAGAGAGCCGCCCTGAACGCCTCGGCCCAGCTCAGGAACAGGGTTCAGCGGACACATCAacgcaacacacacaggcagatcTGCCACCAGAGGCTCAGAGAGaggatgcagagagaggaggaagaattGAGGAAGGTCCGAGAGAGCTGCATCTTCCTgaaggagtggaggagggagaggctgcggagacagcgagagagaatACAGGAGGAGGCGCAGACGCTGGCTCGGGCCTCCTTTCACATGAGGGAGCGAGTGAGACAGCAGATACACAGACGGACCTTTGATCAGATGGCTCTGGAGGCTCAGCTGGCTGCCTCCATGATCCGCATGAAACTATGA
- the LOC130181847 gene encoding zinc transporter ZIP9, with protein sequence MDGGLAVTFISVAMFVGCFLLGFIPLLFRLSEKSLQFVSILGAGLLCGTALAITIPEGVGLLEESWRASSNSDVPPGLNGSEKNATSTERGLPSRFFIGVALTFGFTFMFVVDQIGSYISMRDQTTRLPNSAGITATLGLVIHAAADGFALGAAVATGQVTVQVIVFFAVILHKAPAAFGLVSFLMHAGLEKKYIQGHLLAFSAASPVVAITTYFILHASGSSSQNQLSATGVGMLFSAGTFLYVATVHVLPEISSSSSSSSSSSRPGQPSSDLQQHTGAETHQQRHLGLLESLTLILGVGLPMVLALGLHDD encoded by the exons AAAAGCCTGCAGTTTGTCTCCATCCTGGGGGCAGGACTCCTGTGTGGGACCGCGCTGGCTATCACCATCCCAGAGGGAGTGGGCTTACTGGAGGAGTCATGGAGAG CATCCTCCAACTCCGATGTGCCGCCTGGTCTGAATGGCAGTGAGAAAAATGCAACCTCCACAGAGAGAGGCCTTCCATCCCGCTTCTTCATCGGAGTGGCTTTAACCTTCGGCTTCACATTCATGTTTGTGGTGGATCAGATCGGAAGTTACATCTCCATGCGTG ACCAAACGACTCGTTTGCCGAACAGTGCGGGCATCACAGCCACTTTGGGACTGGTTATACACGCTGCAG CTGATGGCTTTGCTCTGGGTGCTGCTGTGGCCACGGGTCAAGTGACAGTGCAAGTCATAGTATTTTTTGCTGTGATTCTACACAAG GCGCCTGCAGCTTTCGGTTTGGTCTCCTTTCTGATGCATGCAGGCCTTGAAAAGAAGTACATTCAGGGACATTTGCTGGCCTTTTCAGCCGCATCACCTGTTGTTGCCATCACCACTTACTTCATATTACATGCA TCCGGCAGCTCATCTCAGAACCAGCTCAGTGCAACAGGTGTGGGGATGCTCTTCTCAGCTGGGACTTTCCTCTACGTGGCCACAGTGCACGTTCTCCCAgagatcagcagcagcagcagcagcagcagcagcagcagcagaccagGCCAGCCATCCTCTGACCTCCAGCAGCACACTGGAGCTGAGACCCACCAGCAGCGACACCTGGGGCTCCTGGAGAGCCTCACTCTCATCCTCGGGGTCGGGCTCCCGATGGTGCTGGCTCTCGGCCTGCATGACGACTGA